In Hippoglossus hippoglossus isolate fHipHip1 chromosome 11, fHipHip1.pri, whole genome shotgun sequence, the sequence AAGAATGTGAGACAGTTTAGCTAGGGCTAGgctataaaactaaataaacaattatctcaatagcaatataacactggttttatatataaagatacaATCCTTATGCAATGTGCAACCCCTTTGAGGAGGTATAACTTCagatatataaaatgtttttgctgtttatcatgcgtttgtcattctctgctcataaagcaGAGTTTAAAAACTCAACCTTCATTcaggaaagaaatgaaaagtgacagtTATTGTGATAGTTGTCAAAATAGAGACGGATATAAAAAGTTgtatcttgatatcattttaGGCCATAATATCGTTCAGCCTTTAATAGAGCTGCTGTCGgagatgtttaatgttttcagtgcaaaacacaaacttcagaactgtgatttactttatttttaagaaGTACATGCAACTCATAGGAAACCTATACAATATATAACAAACACCAAACATCATGTTGAGCTAAAATCTCTGTTATAGCTAATTTACTGTTTTCTCACTGGCTTGTCAAGGAGAAATACAcaattcaacaacaacaaaccagatTAACATGACACCTAATGCGTGACACTCCTGTTCGGTGTCTCTTATTCAACCTCAAACCCATCTGATTATCCACTCATGCAATTAACAAGTATTTCATAAAGCAGATTTTTCTGCTGGATGCTGAAAACCAAATTGGCTCATAAATCACAATGAAcgcacattaaataaaaatccctTTAACGGATTCACTACTGATCAATGCAACACAAGATGGCGGAGGAGCAGTGTACGTAAACCTCAGAAGAATCGCGACAAACAAGCGAAGACACCAACTACGAGGagaaaacaattttaaaactgCTAGATGCTAATGCGGCTAGCTGGTGTTAGCACAGCTAGCAACAAAGAGCTCTCCCAGGCGACAAACGAGGGTGTTTCTAGGATGTCGCGCCGCGCGGGTTAGCTAGCGGGGCTCGCGCTACGTGCGCCGCTGCTTCGCGAAGTGTCGGAACGCGGCGCGGGGTCGTTAACGCGCAGTTGCGTGTTGCGGGGAGGGTTTTCTACCTTTGTCGTTGTCTCGGATGCCGACATGTTTCCCGACGAGCGTTCACGACGTAAATAACGTGCCCGCGTCACCGTTCGAAAAAGCCCCGCCTCCCCACTCCCCCTCCGTCAGCTCCTTGCTTCCGGGGTTTGTtgccgtacacacacacacacacacacacacgctgatcGGAAGTCAGCGAGCGGGGCCAGCGGTTTGCAGACGATCCAGGGCGGGGGGGCCGGGGTGCCTCCTCGGAAACAGACCCGGAGTCAGTTGAGCGTCGGCGAGGGGGGGCccgtggggttttttttgttgtcacgGGACGATGCGCCACAAAGAGgccaaaaaaaagtaaacacacGGCGAGGTGGGAGAAGCTAGTGGCGACAGGGATGCTTTATCCCAAGCTTTAACGACCGCCCCCCCcggagacagaaagacaggctCGTCCCTTTGGAAGACATCTAACGAAAAGACAGGGAGGACGGTGGGTCAGTTGCCAGCTAACTAGCTTCAGACAAGTGGGTTAGCTAGGCCACAAGGAGAAGGGTCGTCTGTGTCACGATGGATTTCAGATTCTCACATTCATCACTATCTGCTAAAGAGCCTCgtgttattagtattattattattatggacGCCATTTGTGTTGAAACACGTTTGTTGTTAGCAGACGTAAGCTAACTTTTAAAAGCGAGGTACAGTGAGGCTACAGTTATTATCCTTCCACCTATTATGACTTAGTGATGCCTGTTATTTCAAATCCCCCCCTTGTGGGACTAAGAAAGGTTTATCTTATTTTGTTGTGGATACCATCTAATATCTGGATTACAATTTAAGACTTCACATGTGTCCAGTCTTCCTCTCATAGTTGCAAAACTGGTGATTCTTAACCTAGAGTAATGGCTGGTTCTTGTGATTACCCAATTCCAATTGGCCAACAACTGATTTCTCTTCTGAAACTTTTTCTTTCCAGGCATTTGAGAAACAATAGACagagttgttgtttgtttgttgctgttgttaaactggtgttgttttcttaacccAGAGTAATGGCTTGTTCTTgcgttttttgtatttaatgataAGTATTACTCATGTTTTTTCCTCACAGGGCTACAGCTCATTATGGCCAGTCTAGATTATATAGATATAAATCACAATGATTGAATACCCAAATTGTTTCTGATTAGTTTAtatcctttctctctttttacgAGGGTTACAGATGTAACTTATTCAAATTGGCCAACAACtagtttctccttttttttcccggGCGTTTGAGAAACAATAGacagtgttgtttgttgctgTTACATCAGTTTGACCTCATTCCGCTAATATATACCCAGGCACTTGTTGGATCTTGATTGTGACTCTTTGTGGTTTTTTCAAGTTGCAAAACCGGATGAGATCTTCAGATTGAGCAACTGCTTAGTAATGAACCTGGTGCAGAGCTGGTTTGGATTTGGTTCAAAGTTTTTAGGAACCTGTTTGCTTTTCCAGTCATTACTTAACTGTTTATGTTTCTGTCCGGGAATCAGTTCTGtggctttaaaaacacaaataactgaTTTTGAGTTGAGGCTCCGAACCGGCCCTGGAACTGCCTTGATGTAAAAGGGGTTTATTGTGTGTAAGTTCTGCTTCAGTGCAATCTTGAGTTCATGTGAGGCCAGACAGAAGGCAGACAGGAACTAACTTCAATCAGATAACTGTGTGTTTAAGAACAGGCGACCATGCTGCATCTACAATTGAGCACACTGTTAGTTTTTTAATCTTATCCTTTTTGTCACAAATCCCCATTTCTCCCCAGGAAAGATGGAGACGCTTTGTTTCCGGTTGCCGGGTCACGGGGACAAGACCCTGAAGCACATGAATTCCCTGAGGTTCCGCCAGCAATTCTGTGACATCACCATTGTGGCTAGCAACAACCAGACCTTCAAGGGACATAAGGTGGTGCTTGCTGCCTGCTCGCCTTTCTTGAGGGACCAGTTCCTCCTCAACCCGTCCCCGAGGCTTCAGGTCAGCAGATATGTCAAGCACTTACCGTCAAAGCTGTCATAATTGTGTCTCTCTTCAACATTCAGACgcttatgtgtttctgtttcgttttttttctccagttgtCAATGCTGTATAGCGCTCGGGTTGTGTGTGATCTGCTCCAATCCTGCTACACTGGCACACTGCAGTTTAACCCAGAGGAGATCGTCAACTACCTGACGGCTGCCAGCTATCTGCAGATGGAGCATATTGTGGAGCACTGCCGAGGAGCTCTGAAGAAGTACATCCAGTTAAAGAACCCCAGTCCACCAAGGGTCAGTAACCCAAGACGGTCGCAGTATCTACAGTAGTTGTACAGTGCCGAGAATTTTTTTTCCCGCCGGCTTAGcatggaaataaatgtttgctCAAGTTGTACATAAGTAGTTACTCACCaatctttttaaaaattgtgTATATACACTCTCATAGCTTTCAGTGATGCCGATATGCTGTTGTTGGTTTTGAGCAGTCTTGACATGCTTTCCCATTCCATCCTCTAGGTGACTGCAGAGGAGAGTCTGTCTCAACCAGTGATCGTCAGTGGCAGCATTTATACTATGGCATCACCCCCCACCAGCCGACCCTCCCCTGTGGACCCACACAGTCCAGCAGGACGATCGGTGGAGGACAACAGCGGTGACATGTCCACTCAGGGCAGCAGTCAACACCACGATGACAGTCCTGTTCTGGATGACCCATGTATTAGGGtatgtgagaaagaaaaactgaatttggTTGGTACTTTATCTCACCTTTCAGAGAAGTGAATATTTagttctgtgttctgtgttaTGTTCCTTTAAGCAGCTTCTGGCTGGTGATTGTAATGAGTCAGTCTGTCCGAGCACCACTCGAATCCGCAGTTGCTTGTTCATCAAAAAATTGGgttaatcatttttttaatctattaaTCTTTGGAAgtaattcatctttaaaaagtGCAAACATTTGCTGTTTCAACATATTGTTGATGAAATATCTTTGGTTTTGGAATGTCGGTCTGACAGAACAAGCGACTTGAAGATGCCACCACGTGCTCtgtttttagatgttttacAGACTTGACTCTTCAACTCTGTTCCAGGTTAATGCAtcagacgaggaggaagagaccAGACCAGGGGACTTTGATGTGTTTAGAGTGTATATCTCCGAAGAGGAgcagatgaacagaaacagggaggaggagacgggagcTCCCTCTGATGGACCTCAAGATGCTTGTTTCCCAGAGACAGATGGTGTTGTGATCGGAGGAGAAGGCAGTGAATACGACTTGGATCAAACCAAAGTGGATCTCAGCGCTGGGGGCCTTTCAATGGAGGGTCTCCGTGCTTTCAGACGCAGACTGTCCGACCCTAAAATTGGACGGGGCAGAGGGGGTGGCAGGGGGAGGGGTTTAAAGAGGAGAAAGTGGGCGTCATCTCAAGAGAAAAGACCTCTGGGCATGGCTCACCAACAGGATCTGTGGTACCTGGCAACAGCTGGACTCGAAGGGGGTGTTGGGCTGGACTACAACCAGGAAGGGCTGAAGACAGGAAGTTACTTACCAGTCGACTTCCCACAGTTAGACTTCAGTGAGGGCGACACTCAGGGAGAAAAAGTTTCACCACTGGCAGGCAGCAGTTTGAACCAGTATTCTCTGGAGGAGTCGAGCAGTGGCGCTGGTGAGGGGAGTTCAGGGTTGACGAATGAAGGAGGGGATGAGTCCGTCGCAGTTGTGGGGTCCACGTCAAGCGTATCAGGGCCTGTAATATGTGAGCACTGCGGCATGACTTTCCCCTCCGCTCACTCTCTAGCGGTCCACTCCCGCTCCACGCACCTGCTGTACGTCTGCCCCTGCTGCGGCAAACACTTCCACCACTCTGCCAACTTCACCCGGCACATGGCCGTGCACCGGGGCGCCGGCAAAACCCACCAGTGCCCCCTGTGTTATAAGACTTTCACTCAAAAATCCACACTCATAGATCACATGAACCTCCACAGTGGCGAGCGCCCACACCACTGCGCCTACTGCCACGCCCGCTTCGCTCACAAGCCCGCTTTGCGGCGCCACCTGAAGGAGCAACACGGAAAAACCACCGGGCAAAACTCCCTGTATGAGCAGGAGGAGATTGAGAGGGCGAGAGGGGCGGCTGGAAGAATACGAGAGGAGGAACAAGAATGTCTGGTGACTGAACAAGTGTCATAGGCCAAATTTTTAAACACAGTAAATTGTCTCAACTAAAGTGCTGTCCAGTGGAGAAATCACTGACTTTGAGGCCTTTTAAAATCACAgactgtgaaaatgaaagacCCCATCACATGAAATGTTTATAGTGATGGACGTGGGTTTACACCGAGCCAAGCAATCGTTTCCACAGCAGGCTCGTCATTGTAGGAACAGTACAGGTGGTATGACAGTAGTAGCGGCTCTGAGTCAACATGAACTGTAGAGggaccctgaaactgaaaagagaaatggaATCCAGCCGCTCTCAGTTTCATTAGACTGTGCTTTTCCTACTGTGACGTGGCATAGTGTGCCCACTCATTTTACTGTTTGTAAGAATAGATAAATTCAGAATATGATCTTAAACTTGAATCTCAGTTGAACATTAGTGTTAGTGAACAACAGTGGTATTACCGACCACAGTTAGAGGAGTGTAAATACATGAATTCACATGTCTCTTCTCCGTTAGATGTTTCCTGACATGGCCCAGTGCACATCAAAGCAGCTACACAGCCACAGTCCTCCCACACGTGTTTCCACTTAAAGATGCTTGATTAGACGTCTTATCAAAACTGTGACTGTTGTCGACAGACTTTGTCGTTTGTGCCTGAGGGGGGGCAGGACGGTTAACACCACCATCGTTATTTCTACACGGATTACAGTGCATCGTGTAGTTTCTACCGGATTATTTGAAAACACTACtgttaaatacacaaagaccttttataaatcaaagtgtctggtttcaaaaaatgtctttcttcctctgtagCACAGCACTATCCAGGAAGTAAATTTTTAAAACTGCAACGACGATATTTGAAAATTGGTCTCAGGCTCATCCATTATTTTCTGTACATACGTCTGTTAGATCTTCTCTGTTGTCCAAGGCTCCTTAGAAACCTGATGGAATCATCCAGACCAGGAGATATCACTCAACATACATTAAAAGTTTGTGTTACACTGAATACACCACTCGTATAACCGTGTCAAACAGTATTACATGTACTTTACTTAGATGATGTtggaagaagtattcagatcctttacttatgtaaaaatacacagtCACAAGCAGAAAACAGCACAGAAGGAGCAGATCTGGCTATTCCATGAATGATGGTTTCATTTGGAGTATATAGTAGGTTTTATAGATTTTAGTCTGCTAAGCACAGGACCATATATCTGTCAGTTAAAGCCATATATACGTGCCTGCTCCCCCTCATGGCAGTTTACACTCTGATATTCACATGTCAAAAGGAACATATCAGTCTAATCTTCTgtggttatttgtttttttcagtagtGGCCCTGACAACTTAAAAAGCTAAATGTTTGCTTTGGGACATAACTCGTTAGATGGTAAATGTCTCATATTGTGCCTGTTTCCATCAAAAACCTTGAAAACactgtattgttttttgttttcttagtAACTGTTGACAGCCACAAGATCTGCATACAGTCAATCAGACTGAGCCCAACACTTGTTTTAAACTTgccttaaaaaaagaaaatcactggGACGAACTGTgcggtttttatttttattgtgtatttacaaACATAACCTGTAGTAATCTGAAGCTCTTTACTACACTTAACACTGTACTCTACCATGCTGCCTATGGTTATTGTAATTTACAGTAGCCGTGAATATCTGGACGCTTGTTTGTGTATTAGAGGTTTTGAAAACAATGTATTAGGAATTGATGTTGGATATATTTCCCACTTTGGCTGTGTCTTTTTGATAATGAATGGAATTCTCATTCAGGGTAACAGTGTATGGATACTATTTATTATGCTCCATATCAATATCTTGGGTTTTAAGAGCAAAGCTGTCACAAACCGCATCACATACAGATCATGTGAAATACACTTGTCTATTATCCAACAGGCTACAGAAGATTTGTATTTACCCGACAACTAGCACCATAAACAACTCAGAAACAGTTCGTTAAAACAAACGtgccaaaatacaaaaacaaatcttttcttcttcttcatcagagGAAATCCTCACTGTACACGACTTGGTTCCTCTTGTCCCTGTAGGAGCCTTTAGTGCTGTTCTGCACAGCTGTGAAAGGAGAGAGACGGTGGTGAAGGTTAGTCCACGCTGTGCAGTCTGATCGATGtctaaacaaacaataacagtgCGGCGCTTACCCAGCGAAGCCCACACTGATTTGCCGGTGGCAGCGTCCAGCATGGGCTGCTTCCTGGCGATGCTGACTTTGATGTGAACGTCTCCCACCGTGCTGCCGTTCAACTGTGAGACGAAAACAGGGAGGTTGATTTCATATACAGTCGAGATGAGCTGAGCTTCCTCAAAACTacagtaaaactaaataaatatgactataAATGGACGTCATGATTgcttaattaaattaaaaaaattacttggGCATGAAAGTTCATTCTAAACTGggaatgttgaaaaaaatactttttgtgtaaagtgatttaataatattaatgtgaatataaatTTAGTGTCCTGGGGATTTAATGTATAATTACTAATTACTCACTTTAATTTTAACATAATATATaacttataatatataatgtacatattaTAAAAGGTAAGTTAATGTAACAGATTGAGAACCTAAAAATATCTGCTCATTTaagtactgtactgtactgagCTATGTCTGTAGGTTTTATGACATGAAATGAGGTTATATTGAAATGCTTAATACAGTATCtcacttttatatatttatttccactctgtttcattttttttttaaagtcagctGTCTCACTGCTCTGAATCTGTCTGAACTTTgacaaatccttttttttggttgttgCTTTGTTTTAGAAAATTAAACATTGTTTATAGAGGGAGGAGATATGTGTAATTGTCAGTTTCTTCTCATATTGAATGGGTGAGAACAAACCTCTGCTACAGCCTGGTCTGCAGACTCCATCTTCTCAAATGTGATAAATGCACaactagaaacagaaagagagaagaacaTTGTCTTATATAATCACACTGTGGATTGCTGTATTGTTATATATACTATaaacatcattatcatcatcagaacagcagatagaatgatagatgacctgtgtgtgcacacagctTTGTTTAATGGGTTCATACTTGCGTGGGTTGTCCATGGAGAGGTCGATGATGTTTCCGTGTTGAGAGAAGGCAGAGCGCAGGCTGTCCTCGACGAGCCCAGAGCCGTAAACATACACCGTGTTCCCCTTTCGCACTCCTCTCCGCTCTGGGTACGAGTCTGACCCTGAGGGTGAACACatgggaggcagagagaaatcATGCATGTGCCCTGGCACGCCTTTGACATCCACCACACTACACCCACGTTATGAGTAGAGATATCTGCAAAATTGTTTACTCACGTCTAAAtggtccatctctctctctctcccggtCCCTATCTCGCTCTCGATCCctgtctctgcttctgtctctttctcgtTCCCGatctctgtccctgtctccatctctgtctccatctctgtctccatccctctccctctccctctccttgtcCCTCTCCCTATCCctatccctctccctctccttgtcCCTCTCCctatccctctccctctccttgtcCCTCTCCCTCGCCCTCTCCTTGTCCCTGTCCTGGTCTAagactttgtctttttcttcttctttttctttgtctatgtctatctctttctctttgtccttctctttgtccttctctttgtctttgtctttctctttcgttttctctttctctttgtctttgtctttgtctcgctctctgtccGGTTCTCTTTCGCGGTCGCGgtcacgctctctctctctgtctctctctctgtctctgtctctatctctgtctctgtctctatctctgtccACATCGCGGCTGGCTGAACTGCcgcctccctcttcttcctcccggTATCGGTCTTTTGAACTGACAAAGCTGCAGGGGCATATGGAGAAATTATGTTACACTCAAAGAGACTCACTGTCAGTATAATGAACTGgtcctttttttattaatcGTGGGTTCTGCACATTACCTCTCGTACAGAGATTTCCTGTGGGATCTCTTCCCAGCCTAGAGCAAGCACAAATAAGATAACATTAATAAGCTGTACCTTTGGTTTTCTGCTCAAGTGCAACATACAGCTGTACAGACTTTTCCTCAACCCTTACAGTCATTTTCTGATCATGTTATATCATCTTAAATTTACACTTTACCTCAGGTTGCTCTTCATCCGCAGAGAAACTCCTCTGGAATGGTAAGAAAGCTGGAACTTGGCCTTTCTCAGGGTCCTGTgccagataaaataaaaaatgtaattaacagCCAAAACAAAGCAAggaaaaatatttaacatccaaacaatttttttgcttttgaacCACATTCTACCTTGAGTTTAATCTCCAGCATTCGAGAGCGTTTAAAGCCCGAGTTCTTGTTCTCTGATTTGATGGCGCTGATGGCTCCCGACTTGATGAGCATCTTTGCTTGTTCTGTCGCTGTTGCAGTATCAACGACGGGCTGGTCTGACAATGCTGTGATGAAGAAAGGAGTGAAAGAAATCAGTCAGCAAGATGTTCTGTACATGCCATGTTAATAAATGTTTACCACACCTTGTTTGTGAGTAGAATGAAGCGGTTTAAAGAGCAATTAATAACAAACATAGTGTTAAATGATTGTAATCATGACACATCTAGACAAAAGGTCAGTCTCAACAAGTATATATGTTGTATAAAAGGTTGTATAAAGGTAGGTTATGTTTAGTTTGTGTTGAGTCAAGTGAAGTCGAATGAACTTACTTCGTTTCAAGCCACTCTGGTTCGTCTGGTTGGTGGAACTTTGCTTCTTCAAGGCGAGCAGCGCCTTTTTCTTAAGAGACAACAAAACagccacaaattaaaaaatgaaacagctACAGATGAAAAAACAAGTAATatacactaataataataatacacaaagTATTTCTAAATTTAGCAGCAAAGTTCCTCACTGGTACCGCATGTCCCATGGCCCGTACCCTAATCGCTGTTCtcactggttttaaaatcaaaagTTTGCTTCTCACAATTACATCTCCACTGACGTCTTTTGAGACACATCTACTGTCTCCAACCATTTATTATTGGTCATAAAGACATGACTGTCCACACTCCAGCATGGAATTAATAGGgcatagaaaaaaataaaagaatgtcataaaataatatgaatccattatgatttcattttttcccccctgtaaTTCTACTGTAGCCATCAATGAAAGAATCCCACAGTTCAACGTCTctgaaaaacactttcattcaATGAAAACtaagtttgacattttacttgTATCTAAGCTTCTTACCTTTTTCTTCAGTCTAGCATATTTCTTTTGCAgggcctcttcttcctccgtcAGGGAACTCGGAAACGCCACCATGATGCGACCCGCTACAGCACAGAACACCGCATCAACAACTGGAAACCACTACTTTGTATTTCCAACTTAAACAAACACCAGTAGAGcttcttttatttactttcagtAGGCTGCTAGCCCAGataagctaactagctagctagcCAAACCTGGGTTTGCTACCGAGAGGAAACCAAAGGGACCCGACCACACACATAGTAAAACACCAGCTTGTCAGAATAAGACAATATGTcatgtttaaaatcatttaattaaGTAGTTATAAGCATTTATTCAATTCACTTACCAAACGCTGCTGTGCGGCGACAACACCGACGCGTGAATTTGACGTCACAGCTACTGACTACCATCGACTTATTTTCCCCCCCTTTTACAATCACACAGAAAACGACATCGATTTTTAGTACAACAgtttattacacattttaaacataattcccccaaaatctaaaaaaaaacatttgaaaagtttatttattaatgtgtttcaGTTTTCTTGCTGCTGACTTCCGCTTTTTTCCAATTTTGACAACTTCCGCTGCGACGTCGGGTTCCCTCCCCACAGTTTGTGGCAACTTTTCGCTTCCGGCTTCGAGCGGGGACATGGAAAGAATCAGTGAGTTGTtgttaatgaataaatataagtCGAACTCCttcactacacaaacacacacatgttaataTCATGGTGTAACATAATGGcgagggcttttattttgttgtgttgtcgAACTTGTGTGGTGAGGACAGTGTCGTGTTGTCACTGCTCCGCTCATCCTCcccacatttaatttaatgtctCCAGATGTAATGTCTGTCCGACTAACCACTGGCAACGTTAGCATCTAAAAGTCCCGGCATCACACCTCTCACTGTGGAGCGTCCTCGTTGTGTGTCCATTCAAACTCTTTTGTGTTGCcgttgtgtgtgtctttgtttttcccctGCAGACGTGCCCCCCGCGGGCCCCATGGACCTGCCGCTGT encodes:
- the LOC117770085 gene encoding zinc finger and BTB domain-containing protein 12-like; translated protein: METLCFRLPGHGDKTLKHMNSLRFRQQFCDITIVASNNQTFKGHKVVLAACSPFLRDQFLLNPSPRLQLSMLYSARVVCDLLQSCYTGTLQFNPEEIVNYLTAASYLQMEHIVEHCRGALKKYIQLKNPSPPRVTAEESLSQPVIVSGSIYTMASPPTSRPSPVDPHSPAGRSVEDNSGDMSTQGSSQHHDDSPVLDDPCIRVNASDEEEETRPGDFDVFRVYISEEEQMNRNREEETGAPSDGPQDACFPETDGVVIGGEGSEYDLDQTKVDLSAGGLSMEGLRAFRRRLSDPKIGRGRGGGRGRGLKRRKWASSQEKRPLGMAHQQDLWYLATAGLEGGVGLDYNQEGLKTGSYLPVDFPQLDFSEGDTQGEKVSPLAGSSLNQYSLEESSSGAGEGSSGLTNEGGDESVAVVGSTSSVSGPVICEHCGMTFPSAHSLAVHSRSTHLLYVCPCCGKHFHHSANFTRHMAVHRGAGKTHQCPLCYKTFTQKSTLIDHMNLHSGERPHHCAYCHARFAHKPALRRHLKEQHGKTTGQNSLYEQEEIERARGAAGRIREEEQECLVTEQVS
- the nelfe gene encoding negative elongation factor E gives rise to the protein MVVSSCDVKFTRRCCRRTAAFAGRIMVAFPSSLTEEEEALQKKYARLKKKKKALLALKKQSSTNQTNQSGLKRTLSDQPVVDTATATEQAKMLIKSGAISAIKSENKNSGFKRSRMLEIKLKDPEKGQVPAFLPFQRSFSADEEQPEAGKRSHRKSLYESFVSSKDRYREEEEGGGSSASRDVDRDRDRDRDRDRDRERDRERERDRDHGDRDGDRDRDRERERDRSRDRDRERDRDRERERDGPFRRSDSYPERRGVRKGNTVYVYGSGLVEDSLRSAFSQHGNIIDLSMDNPRNCAFITFEKMESADQAVAELNGSTVGDVHIKVSIARKQPMLDAATGKSVWASLAVQNSTKGSYRDKRNQVVYSEDFL